One Dokdonia sp. Dokd-P16 genomic window carries:
- a CDS encoding cation diffusion facilitator family transporter, producing the protein MDKTRRNNLKQARTLQIWNVIYDVIEVVVSLIAGITANSSALIGWALDSVIEVISAATLGWRLHGELKGIDEEKVKRRQKITLNVIAVSFTLICIFISYDSITKLINKETASWSTLGLIILLVSLVVNPILIYYKRKYGNKLDSPGLLADAKDTFICLYQTVVVLIGLLLVNWLGWWWADPVAALLIVPYAAKEGWEAYKKAKDINYNIAQND; encoded by the coding sequence ATGGATAAGACAAGAAGAAATAATCTAAAACAAGCCAGAACGCTTCAAATCTGGAATGTTATTTATGATGTGATAGAAGTAGTTGTGTCACTCATAGCAGGAATCACAGCAAATAGTTCAGCCTTAATAGGTTGGGCTTTAGATAGCGTTATAGAAGTAATAAGTGCAGCAACATTAGGATGGCGATTACACGGCGAACTCAAAGGCATCGATGAAGAAAAAGTAAAGCGAAGACAAAAAATCACGTTGAACGTGATTGCAGTTTCATTTACTCTCATCTGCATTTTCATTTCTTACGACTCGATTACCAAGCTTATCAATAAGGAAACTGCAAGCTGGAGTACGCTTGGATTGATTATACTATTGGTCTCGCTAGTCGTGAATCCTATTTTGATTTATTACAAGAGAAAGTATGGTAATAAGTTAGACAGTCCAGGCTTATTGGCAGATGCCAAGGATACCTTTATTTGTTTGTATCAGACCGTAGTTGTATTGATTGGATTGCTATTGGTCAACTGGCTGGGCTGGTGGTGGGCAGATCCCGTAGCAGCATTACTTATCGTCCCGTATGCAGCAAAAGAAGGTTGGGAAGCCTACAAGAAGGCAAAAGATATTAATTATAACATCGCACAAAATGACTGA
- a CDS encoding Fur family transcriptional regulator yields MTEIEKTLNDNNVRPTAMRILIYKHLAQKDVAQALLDIETAFAKAERSTIFRTLKTFEENGIVHQIEDGTGNTKYALCEPGCNCEIDQDLHLHFHCSNCDETVCLTEHKIPHINLPDGYIAEDVNLVVTGICEKCSG; encoded by the coding sequence ATGACTGAAATAGAAAAAACATTAAATGATAACAATGTGCGTCCTACTGCTATGCGCATCTTGATTTATAAACATTTAGCACAAAAAGATGTCGCTCAAGCTTTACTGGATATAGAAACCGCTTTCGCGAAAGCGGAACGATCTACCATTTTTAGAACATTAAAGACTTTCGAAGAAAACGGTATCGTACACCAAATAGAAGATGGAACAGGAAACACGAAATATGCTCTTTGTGAACCAGGTTGCAATTGTGAGATAGACCAAGATTTACACTTGCATTTTCATTGCAGTAATTGTGATGAAACTGTTTGCTTGACAGAACATAAAATACCACACATCAACCTACCTGATGGATACATTGCAGAAGATGTAAATCTTGTTGTGACAGGTATTTGTGAAAAGTGTAGTGGTTGA
- a CDS encoding STAS/SEC14 domain-containing protein, whose amino-acid sequence MLQIISSDKENVIAARITKKVSKNDVEKIHPLIHNIVDKGMKAHFYFELVDFEGYTLKGFWEDIKVDAAHISDYGKMAFVGDKDWQKWVAKATDFFTSSEVRFFELENKEDAQEWINL is encoded by the coding sequence ATGTTACAGATAATAAGTTCGGATAAGGAAAATGTAATTGCAGCTCGCATCACAAAAAAGGTTTCAAAAAACGATGTAGAAAAAATTCATCCACTCATCCACAATATTGTTGATAAAGGAATGAAAGCCCATTTCTATTTTGAATTGGTCGATTTTGAAGGCTATACCCTAAAGGGTTTTTGGGAAGATATAAAAGTAGATGCGGCTCATATTTCAGACTACGGGAAAATGGCTTTTGTAGGTGATAAAGATTGGCAAAAATGGGTAGCAAAAGCTACTGATTTCTTTACCAGTTCTGAAGTAAGATTTTTTGAACTAGAAAACAAAGAAGATGCACAAGAATGGATTAATCTATAA
- a CDS encoding DUF3703 domain-containing protein, with product MERSHVIGQSYPFEHSYSHWLMLNFGFKQKDFKEVAGQLIRLLVGGWKSFINHVPKGNTGGSNVPPLKKMEVPADLKFILNQHN from the coding sequence TTGGAACGCTCTCACGTAATTGGTCAATCCTATCCATTTGAGCACAGCTACTCGCATTGGTTAATGTTGAATTTTGGTTTTAAACAAAAGGACTTTAAAGAAGTTGCAGGACAATTGATACGACTACTTGTAGGTGGGTGGAAATCATTCATTAATCACGTCCCTAAAGGTAATACAGGTGGTTCAAATGTGCCGCCATTAAAGAAAATGGAAGTTCCAGCAGATTTGAAATTTATTTTAAATCAACACAATTAA
- a CDS encoding heavy metal translocating P-type ATPase has protein sequence MKKQKQNLRDINPKEHQGEHSHDDGHDHDHGDGSSFKTYIPAIISFVMLIVGIAVDYFNAIPAFEGWVRIVWYTIAYLPVGFPVIKEGWKSIMRGDVFTEFFLMSIATLGAFAIGEYPEGVAVMLFYAVGELFQNAAVNRAKSNIKALLDVRPNEALVYRTGDYIAVDPETVEIGDKIQVRVGEKVPLDGILLSEKGSFNTAALTGESKPDTIAKNDTVFAGSINLDGVIEVETTREFKDSSIARILDMVQNATARKSKTELFIRKFARIYTPIVVFLAIGLTFLPYFFIDDYVFRDWLYRALIFLVISCPCALVISIPLGYFGGLGAASRNGILFKGASFLDAMTQVNTVVMDKTGTVTKAVFKIKEIVTASAFAKAEFMKYLMAMEEQSTHPIAIAIMEYKAEGADYNATDVSEIAGKGLKGSVNGKTVLVGNKALMTANQIEVPAETDNIVESMVMVGIDGAFAGYVTIADELKDDAHQAIKEIRSAGIDKIIMLSGDKDSITQEVAKELGIDWAKGGMLPEDKLNEVEKLKQQPDTKVAFIGDGINDAPVLAASDVGIAMGGLGSDVAVETADVIIQTDQPSKISRAIKIGRSTRRVVWQNIILAFGVKVIVLILGAGGLATMWEAVFADVGVALLAILNAVRLQKMKWD, from the coding sequence ATGAAAAAACAAAAACAAAATTTAAGGGATATAAATCCCAAAGAACATCAAGGCGAACACAGCCACGACGATGGACACGATCACGATCACGGAGATGGTAGTTCATTTAAAACATACATTCCTGCGATAATTAGTTTTGTAATGCTAATTGTAGGTATTGCGGTAGACTATTTTAATGCTATTCCAGCATTTGAAGGTTGGGTACGTATTGTCTGGTATACTATTGCTTATTTACCTGTAGGTTTTCCAGTTATTAAAGAAGGTTGGAAAAGTATTATGCGTGGCGATGTCTTCACAGAATTTTTCTTAATGTCTATTGCCACCTTGGGTGCATTTGCGATAGGAGAATATCCAGAAGGTGTAGCCGTAATGTTATTTTATGCCGTGGGCGAGCTGTTCCAGAACGCAGCGGTCAATCGAGCAAAGAGCAATATAAAAGCACTACTCGATGTACGACCTAATGAAGCACTTGTATATCGCACTGGAGACTACATAGCTGTAGATCCTGAAACTGTTGAGATAGGCGATAAAATTCAAGTACGTGTGGGCGAGAAAGTACCATTAGATGGAATTTTACTTTCAGAAAAAGGCTCGTTCAATACCGCAGCGCTCACAGGCGAAAGCAAACCTGATACTATTGCAAAAAACGATACTGTTTTTGCTGGAAGCATTAATCTCGACGGTGTTATCGAGGTTGAAACCACCAGAGAATTTAAGGACAGTTCCATTGCCCGAATTCTCGATATGGTGCAAAACGCCACAGCAAGAAAATCAAAAACCGAATTATTTATTAGGAAGTTTGCGCGCATCTATACGCCAATTGTAGTATTTCTCGCTATTGGCCTTACTTTTTTGCCTTACTTCTTCATTGATGATTACGTGTTTAGAGATTGGTTGTATCGTGCATTGATATTCCTTGTAATTTCTTGTCCTTGTGCTTTGGTGATCTCGATACCGCTAGGTTATTTCGGTGGTTTGGGAGCTGCATCACGCAATGGAATTTTATTCAAGGGCGCATCATTTTTGGATGCAATGACACAGGTTAATACCGTAGTGATGGATAAAACAGGTACAGTAACTAAAGCAGTATTTAAGATTAAGGAAATTGTTACTGCTTCCGCTTTCGCGAAAGCAGAATTTATGAAATACCTAATGGCAATGGAAGAGCAATCCACGCACCCAATTGCAATAGCCATTATGGAATATAAAGCTGAAGGAGCAGATTATAATGCTACAGACGTTTCTGAAATTGCAGGTAAAGGTTTGAAAGGTAGCGTAAATGGAAAAACAGTCTTAGTTGGGAACAAGGCATTAATGACAGCAAACCAGATAGAAGTTCCAGCAGAAACCGACAACATTGTTGAGTCTATGGTGATGGTAGGCATTGATGGCGCATTTGCAGGTTATGTAACAATCGCCGATGAATTGAAAGACGATGCACATCAAGCGATCAAAGAAATAAGATCAGCAGGAATCGATAAGATTATAATGTTGTCTGGAGATAAGGATTCTATTACTCAAGAAGTAGCAAAAGAATTAGGCATCGACTGGGCAAAAGGTGGAATGCTACCAGAAGACAAACTCAATGAGGTGGAAAAATTAAAACAGCAACCAGATACTAAAGTGGCTTTTATAGGTGATGGTATTAATGATGCACCTGTACTTGCTGCCAGTGATGTAGGGATTGCGATGGGTGGTCTTGGTAGCGATGTGGCGGTTGAAACCGCAGACGTTATTATACAAACAGATCAACCCAGTAAAATATCCAGAGCGATAAAGATAGGCCGTTCAACACGACGTGTTGTTTGGCAAAATATCATACTTGCCTTTGGCGTAAAAGTTATTGTTTTAATATTAGGCGCTGGTGGTCTTGCCACAATGTGGGAAGCAGTCTTTGCTGATGTAGGTGTAGCATTGCTCGCTATTCTCAATGCCGTTAGATTGCAGAAAATGAAGTGGGATTAA
- a CDS encoding helix-turn-helix domain-containing protein has product MDNFLILERLDRLEKLLIGSKEVLTLEETCDYTGISRSYLYKLTASGKIPHSKPNGKMIYFERRKIDRWLLRNEQKLHHTDG; this is encoded by the coding sequence ATGGACAATTTTTTGATACTCGAACGGCTGGACCGTCTCGAAAAATTATTGATAGGAAGCAAGGAAGTACTTACCCTTGAGGAAACCTGTGATTATACCGGAATATCCAGAAGCTACCTCTACAAACTGACCGCCTCGGGCAAGATCCCACACTCCAAACCCAACGGGAAAATGATCTACTTCGAACGTAGAAAGATAGACAGATGGTTACTGCGCAATGAGCAGAAACTTCATCATACGGACGGCTAA
- a CDS encoding VapE domain-containing protein: protein MKAIHSQLYTVTDPKKKTIYDYTIEYLLEKYDIYYNEISHDFQISMRGKKQWQYINLNSLIIELTKAGIDISTSKLEILIKSELIPKYNPIREYFESLSAWDGFDHIGKLASYVPVYDNKAFVYHFKKWLVRAIKCALEPGYFNKQALIISHSGQSSGKSTWCRFLCPPELSEYMAEDINSDKDARIQLCRNFLYNLDELAVLSKNDVNALKAFFSKTFINERLPYDRKNTILPRICSFMGSTNMSSFLNDETGSVRWLCFELMQPINFDYKKDLDIKNVWTQAYHLAYSDKSFNPELTVQDVNENEERNQRYTKMTTEQELIAKYYLKSDQEKDFVTATDIMVSLNCLNIRISQVNLGRALSGFGYQRVKHPKRRIYGYLAKRNFKDSPYEIG from the coding sequence ATGAAAGCGATCCATTCACAGCTCTACACAGTTACAGACCCTAAGAAAAAGACCATCTATGATTATACCATAGAGTACCTTCTGGAAAAATATGACATCTACTATAATGAGATTTCCCACGATTTCCAGATTTCGATGCGAGGAAAGAAACAATGGCAGTATATCAATCTCAATTCACTTATTATCGAGCTCACCAAAGCTGGGATCGACATCAGCACCTCAAAGCTGGAAATCCTCATCAAGTCTGAACTCATCCCTAAATATAATCCGATTAGAGAGTACTTTGAATCCCTAAGTGCCTGGGATGGGTTTGACCACATCGGTAAACTAGCATCCTACGTGCCGGTGTATGACAATAAAGCGTTTGTTTATCATTTTAAGAAATGGTTGGTGCGTGCCATAAAGTGTGCCCTGGAACCCGGTTACTTTAATAAGCAGGCACTTATCATAAGCCATAGCGGGCAGAGTTCCGGTAAATCTACTTGGTGCCGTTTCCTGTGCCCGCCAGAGCTGTCAGAGTATATGGCCGAGGATATCAATAGCGATAAGGATGCACGTATCCAGTTGTGCCGGAATTTTCTCTATAACCTTGATGAGCTTGCGGTACTCTCAAAGAACGATGTGAATGCGCTAAAGGCCTTTTTCTCAAAAACGTTTATCAACGAAAGATTACCATATGACAGAAAGAACACCATCCTGCCCAGAATCTGCTCGTTTATGGGATCGACCAATATGTCCTCTTTTCTCAATGACGAAACGGGTTCCGTGAGATGGCTCTGTTTTGAGCTGATGCAACCCATCAACTTTGACTATAAAAAGGACCTAGATATCAAAAACGTTTGGACACAAGCGTACCATCTAGCGTATAGCGACAAAAGTTTCAACCCAGAACTTACCGTCCAAGATGTAAATGAGAACGAAGAGCGCAACCAGCGGTATACTAAAATGACCACCGAACAGGAACTCATCGCCAAATACTATTTGAAGTCAGATCAAGAGAAGGATTTTGTAACCGCCACGGATATTATGGTGAGTTTGAACTGTCTCAACATTAGGATCAGCCAGGTCAACTTGGGCCGTGCGCTTTCGGGGTTTGGATACCAGAGGGTCAAACATCCCAAGCGAAGAATCTATGGCTATCTGGCCAAACGGAACTTTAAGGACTCGCCCTATGAAATAGGCTGA
- a CDS encoding toprim domain-containing protein, with translation MKTIKLSCKEARDISIVEMLAVLGHFPKRQSEREAWYLSPFRSETEASFKVSLSLNRWYDHGEGIGGNCIDLVCKIKECSVGTALYFLKHLDFQTTAPILKLSSTLSRKLKITEVKEIENSNLITYLSERKIPINIAKRYCREVHYVWSGRSYYSIGLKNRSEGWELRNAYCKNGSSPKDITLILKKGSKNLAVVEGMFDLLSLVKEELNYLKEASILVLNSISFLEKAFPIIREFENVALYLDRDEAGRKATSKLLNRHTNTIDRSDLYTDYHDLNDWIVNRVK, from the coding sequence ATGAAAACTATAAAACTATCCTGTAAGGAAGCCCGCGATATCTCTATTGTAGAGATGTTGGCTGTTCTAGGACACTTTCCAAAACGCCAGTCGGAAAGGGAAGCCTGGTACCTGAGTCCATTTCGGTCAGAAACAGAAGCATCCTTCAAAGTTTCTCTTTCGCTCAACAGGTGGTACGATCACGGAGAAGGCATTGGCGGGAATTGTATCGATTTGGTTTGTAAGATTAAAGAGTGTTCAGTAGGAACTGCACTTTATTTTTTGAAACACTTAGATTTTCAAACAACAGCGCCCATTCTAAAGTTGAGTAGTACGCTTTCGCGAAAGCTAAAAATTACAGAGGTCAAAGAGATTGAAAATTCAAATTTGATAACGTATTTGAGTGAGCGGAAAATCCCAATAAATATCGCAAAAAGATATTGCAGAGAGGTTCATTATGTATGGTCTGGCCGATCCTATTATTCCATCGGTCTGAAAAACCGGTCAGAGGGATGGGAGCTGAGAAATGCATACTGTAAGAACGGTTCGTCCCCAAAGGATATAACCCTAATCTTGAAAAAAGGAAGTAAAAATCTGGCCGTGGTTGAGGGAATGTTCGACCTGCTTTCACTGGTCAAAGAGGAACTGAACTATTTAAAGGAGGCGTCAATATTGGTTCTTAATTCCATTTCCTTTTTGGAGAAAGCATTTCCGATCATAAGGGAATTTGAAAATGTAGCACTCTATCTAGACAGGGATGAAGCTGGCAGAAAGGCAACCTCAAAATTATTGAACAGGCATACAAATACAATAGACAGATCTGATTTATACACTGATTATCATGACCTCAATGATTGGATCGTGAACAGGGTAAAATGA
- the mbpA gene encoding mobilization protein MbpA, whose protein sequence is MKRAVIKFRCTVYEKRLLAVKAKQAGTTLSAFCRDTLMEKQLTERMSEEHISIYKMMVQYHNNFKRIGNMYKKNNPKLSDEVVNLANEIRLHLKKITG, encoded by the coding sequence ATGAAAAGAGCCGTTATAAAATTTAGATGTACCGTCTACGAGAAGCGATTGCTTGCAGTAAAAGCGAAGCAGGCGGGAACCACTTTGAGCGCTTTTTGTAGAGATACCCTGATGGAAAAGCAACTCACCGAGCGTATGAGCGAAGAGCATATATCCATCTATAAGATGATGGTGCAATATCATAACAACTTTAAGCGAATTGGGAATATGTACAAAAAGAATAATCCAAAGCTCTCTGACGAAGTAGTGAACCTGGCCAATGAAATTAGACTTCACCTTAAAAAGATTACGGGATGA
- a CDS encoding relaxase/mobilization nuclease domain-containing protein encodes MIAKATSISSTRASIAYGKDKEKGAETIYSHLLTSEDPTEVTAEFKSVQALNCNCKRNTLSFIISPTIEDGQKLDRHSLKEITANFMKQMKLGDRQAIAFVHLDKAHKHIHLYVNRIDLNGKAYNDSFIGKRSQLAAERTAKKLGLTTVKEVQMTKALESKKIRQQIRNIHNDTLEKVKPKNLDQYIKAMNKLKVKVIPSINKSKQLQGFRFEYKGQSFKASEVHRSMSGGKLLSAIDSNTYKNVINKSTNSILLKGVSLPLSTNLITAIGKKLITKAIKKSIQIGMGI; translated from the coding sequence ATGATTGCAAAGGCAACCTCCATATCGAGCACTAGGGCTTCCATTGCTTACGGCAAGGATAAAGAAAAAGGTGCGGAGACGATATACTCACATCTGCTCACCTCAGAAGATCCTACAGAAGTCACTGCGGAGTTCAAAAGTGTTCAAGCCCTCAATTGCAATTGTAAGCGCAACACGCTCAGTTTTATAATCAGCCCCACAATAGAAGATGGCCAAAAATTGGACAGGCATTCTCTCAAGGAAATCACAGCTAATTTTATGAAGCAGATGAAACTTGGAGATCGGCAGGCCATTGCATTTGTTCATTTGGACAAGGCACACAAACATATCCACCTCTATGTTAATAGGATTGACCTTAATGGAAAGGCGTACAACGATAGCTTTATAGGCAAAAGAAGCCAGCTCGCTGCAGAACGGACTGCAAAGAAACTCGGGCTGACCACAGTAAAAGAGGTGCAAATGACCAAAGCTTTGGAATCAAAAAAGATTCGACAGCAGATTCGAAATATCCATAACGATACTTTAGAAAAGGTAAAGCCTAAAAACTTGGATCAGTATATCAAAGCAATGAACAAACTAAAGGTCAAAGTGATTCCTAGCATCAACAAATCAAAACAGTTACAAGGATTTCGTTTTGAATATAAAGGTCAAAGCTTTAAAGCGAGTGAAGTTCATCGCTCGATGTCAGGAGGTAAATTGCTTTCGGCTATAGACAGTAATACTTATAAAAATGTAATCAATAAAAGTACTAATAGTATTCTACTTAAAGGAGTTTCACTTCCACTGTCAACAAATCTTATTACGGCAATAGGGAAGAAGCTGATCACAAAAGCAATCAAAAAATCAATTCAAATAGGAATGGGAATATGA